One window from the genome of Nicotiana sylvestris chromosome 9, ASM39365v2, whole genome shotgun sequence encodes:
- the LOC104214149 gene encoding glutaredoxin-C11-like: MEKIRVLASKRAAVIFTKSSCCMCHSIKALFYEIGASSAVHELDKDSRGIEMALALRSLGCNPCVPAIFIGGQFVGSAKDVISLHVDVLSRKCSSMPKLYGFNLGYLTGGCKEIKAILFVKMAENGNLSFLEV; the protein is encoded by the exons ATGGAAAAGATTAGAGTGTTGGCATCAAAGAGGGCAGCAGTAATATTCACAAAGAGCTCATGTTGCATGTGTCATAGCATAAAAGCACTATTCTATGAAATTGGAGCAAGCTCAGCTGTTCATGAATTGGACAAAGATTCAAGAGGAATTGAAATGGCACTGGCTTTGAGAAGCTTAGGTTGTAATCCATGTGTTCCTGCTATTTTCATTGGTGGACAGTTTGTTGGTTCAGCAAAGGATGTTATTTCCCTTCATGTTGATGTTCTCTCAAGGAAATGCTCATCAATGCCAAAGCTATATGGCTTTAACtt GGGGTACTTGACTGGGGGCTGTAAAGAAATTAAAGCCATTCTTTTTGTGAAAATGGCTGAGAATGGAAACTTAAGCTTCTTGGAAGTTTAA
- the LOC104214148 gene encoding glutaredoxin-C11-like, translating to MDKIRELASKRAAVIFTKSSCCMCHSIKALFYEIGASPAVHELDKDSRGIEMAVALRSLGCNPCVPAIFIGGQFVGSAKDVISLHVDGSLKEMLINAKAIWL from the coding sequence ATGGATAAGATTAGAGAGTTGGCATCAAAGAGGGCAGCAGTAATATTCACAAAGAGCTCGTGTTGCATGTGTCATAGCATAAAAGCACTATTCTATGAAATTGGAGCAAGCCCAGCTGTTCATGAATTGGACAAAGATTCAAGAGGAATAGAAATGGCAGTGGCTTTGAGAAGCTTAGGTTGTAATCCATGTGTTCCAGCTATTTTCATTGGTGGACAGTTTGTTGGTTCAGCTAAGGATGTTATTTCCCTTCATGTTGATGGTTCTCTTAAAGAAATGCTCATCAATGCCAAAGCTATATGGCTTTAA